Proteins from a single region of Lentimicrobium saccharophilum:
- a CDS encoding LOG family protein — MYAEGIDEEERIREAITPKSWNEIMTSDSWAVFKIMAELVDGFEKMGRIGPCVTIFGSARTKSNQKYYKLAEEIAYLLTKKGFGIISGGGPGIMEAANKGAHFGGGKSVGLNIELPFEQSANPFIDPDKLITFDYFFVRKVMFMKYSQGYIVLPGGFGTLDELFEAITLIQTHKTVRFPIVLVSTDYWKGLIDWIHHNMLAEKNISITDLDIFTLVDTAEEATAIIEEYYNKYALKPNF; from the coding sequence ATGTACGCTGAAGGAATTGACGAAGAGGAAAGGATCAGGGAAGCTATAACGCCGAAGAGCTGGAATGAGATCATGACCAGCGATTCGTGGGCTGTTTTTAAAATAATGGCTGAATTGGTCGACGGCTTTGAAAAAATGGGCAGGATTGGCCCCTGTGTCACGATTTTTGGTTCGGCGCGCACAAAAAGCAATCAGAAATACTACAAACTGGCAGAAGAGATCGCTTACCTCCTCACTAAAAAAGGATTTGGTATCATTTCCGGCGGTGGCCCCGGCATCATGGAAGCCGCCAATAAAGGCGCCCATTTCGGCGGAGGCAAATCAGTGGGACTCAACATAGAATTGCCCTTTGAGCAAAGCGCCAACCCTTTTATCGATCCTGATAAGCTCATCACTTTTGATTATTTCTTTGTCAGAAAAGTGATGTTCATGAAGTATTCTCAGGGATATATCGTATTACCGGGCGGATTTGGCACGCTTGATGAACTTTTTGAAGCAATTACTTTGATCCAGACGCATAAAACCGTCAGATTTCCTATCGTCCTGGTTTCTACGGATTACTGGAAAGGCCTGATTGACTGGATTCACCACAATATGCTGGCAGAAAAAAATATCAGCATCACCGACCTTGATATCTTTACCCTGGTGGACACTGCCGAAGAAGCAACTGCAATAATTGAAGAGTATTACAATAAATACGCGCTCAAGCCCAACTTCTGA
- a CDS encoding retropepsin-like aspartic protease produces MTSLNLIQLNFETGGYNLLARVIINGKPALFMVDTGAAKTVLDTDHLQKFVSQTELKRNPRKNLAPGATSVYSYIANIDTLEIGSVVIKDYKATAVDLSALNRSFRGMGNPQIDGLLGCDLLRHCKATLKFEERVLELGALEEPTEEPKNAVIE; encoded by the coding sequence ATGACCTCATTAAATCTGATTCAGCTGAATTTTGAAACCGGCGGATATAATCTGCTGGCCAGGGTGATCATCAATGGCAAACCTGCATTATTTATGGTTGATACAGGTGCGGCCAAAACCGTGCTTGACACCGATCATTTGCAGAAATTTGTCAGCCAGACCGAGCTGAAACGTAACCCCCGGAAAAACCTCGCACCGGGAGCTACCAGCGTCTACAGCTATATTGCCAATATAGACACCCTGGAAATCGGATCTGTTGTGATAAAGGATTACAAAGCAACAGCTGTTGATCTGAGTGCGCTGAACCGCTCCTTCCGCGGCATGGGTAATCCCCAGATCGACGGATTGCTTGGTTGCGACCTGCTCCGTCATTGCAAAGCCACTTTAAAATTTGAAGAGCGGGTGCTGGAACTCGGGGCTTTGGAAGAGCCGACAGAAGAGCCAAAAAACGCCGTTATCGAATAA
- a CDS encoding FG-GAP and VCBS repeat-containing protein, producing MKQFLTFLSCLSLLLLHPDARGQALNDFGFEQWSDLPVNMQGVQMRNAWTGGLNNVQFGKFDLDGDGLDDLLVFDRHGDRLLPFVFSRQDQEVVYTYAPYYRRFFPALNHWFQVADYNGDGKPDIFTYTPGGIMVYKNTGDQTPQFEKAVDPYITSLQGSIYTNLLVTYVDYPVIADLDGDGDLDILTFWGLGSWVELHRNRSVEETGSADSLLFHKETGCWGRFAENPESNIIYLDTCYAGGGFRIPANDPKHTGSTFCLLDFNGDEVLDLLLGDVDYPDPAPLINAGSNIEALMTEQLPQYPLNDPVYLWSFPLVQHIDITNSGRKDLLVSPFDPSLVKSRGSDCVWLYEDVSSGPAPEFELVEKSFLQNTMIDLGLGAYPVFADVNGDGLTDMVAGNYGLYDTCFMNNAGQLKCYYYSRLSLFINIGTAESPEFTLADDDFAGITALSIQGAYPAFADLDGDGDMDMLLGSDSGKIIFFENTAGAGAVPVFAEPEFNYQQIAVESYSTPVLFDFDEDGDADLITGGSKGRLSFYRNEGSAGQPVFGLVTDFWGGVDVTDYQLSYTGYSVPAFIRDGSGEINLLVGSETGIISRYNNLSTETGALFNKAEHHFMYISEGIRTSPATADLNADGYPDLAVGNYGGGIALFKGKNPGPAGIPDSYGEIGTRVLVAPNPAMNMTRVTILSDGNWSVDITNVYGALVKTISAVGHQMIQLGLDDFPAGIYSIVCTKAGSPHAKTAVKLVVIR from the coding sequence ATGAAACAATTTTTAACCTTCCTTTCCTGCCTTAGCCTGTTATTATTGCATCCGGACGCCCGGGGGCAGGCGCTGAATGATTTCGGATTTGAACAATGGTCAGACCTGCCGGTAAACATGCAGGGAGTGCAAATGCGTAATGCCTGGACAGGGGGTTTGAATAATGTTCAATTTGGGAAGTTCGACCTTGATGGAGACGGTTTGGACGACCTGCTTGTTTTTGACCGACATGGGGACCGTTTGCTGCCTTTTGTTTTCAGCAGACAGGATCAGGAAGTGGTATATACCTATGCGCCTTACTATCGCCGTTTTTTCCCCGCGTTGAACCATTGGTTTCAGGTTGCAGATTACAACGGTGACGGGAAGCCTGATATTTTTACCTATACGCCCGGAGGCATTATGGTATATAAAAATACGGGAGATCAAACCCCGCAGTTTGAAAAAGCCGTTGATCCTTATATTACTTCATTGCAGGGAAGCATTTACACAAATCTGCTGGTAACCTATGTCGATTATCCGGTAATTGCTGATCTCGATGGGGACGGAGATCTGGATATCCTGACTTTCTGGGGACTTGGTTCATGGGTGGAATTGCACCGAAACAGGTCGGTGGAGGAAACAGGATCGGCCGATTCATTGCTTTTTCATAAAGAAACCGGCTGCTGGGGGCGTTTTGCCGAAAACCCGGAGTCGAATATCATTTACCTTGATACGTGTTATGCCGGCGGAGGATTCAGGATTCCTGCCAACGACCCCAAGCATACGGGTTCCACCTTTTGCCTGCTTGATTTCAATGGTGATGAGGTGCTCGATTTATTGCTTGGCGATGTCGATTATCCTGATCCTGCCCCGCTGATAAACGCCGGCAGTAATATTGAAGCTTTGATGACGGAGCAGCTTCCGCAATATCCTTTAAACGATCCGGTATACCTCTGGTCGTTTCCCCTTGTTCAGCATATCGACATCACCAACTCCGGGCGAAAGGACCTCTTAGTCTCTCCGTTTGATCCGAGTCTGGTTAAGTCGCGGGGGTCTGATTGTGTATGGCTGTATGAGGATGTGTCTTCAGGGCCGGCGCCCGAATTTGAGCTCGTGGAGAAATCGTTCCTTCAGAATACCATGATCGATCTGGGGCTTGGCGCTTACCCTGTTTTTGCGGATGTCAACGGTGATGGCCTTACGGATATGGTTGCCGGTAATTATGGCCTTTATGATACCTGTTTTATGAATAATGCAGGGCAGCTAAAATGCTACTATTACAGCAGATTATCTTTGTTTATTAATATTGGTACTGCTGAAAGTCCGGAATTTACTCTTGCTGATGATGACTTTGCCGGTATCACTGCGCTTTCAATACAGGGCGCTTACCCCGCTTTTGCCGACCTGGATGGTGATGGAGATATGGATATGCTGCTGGGGAGCGATTCGGGGAAGATTATTTTTTTCGAAAATACTGCCGGTGCAGGGGCTGTTCCGGTTTTTGCTGAGCCTGAATTTAATTATCAGCAGATAGCGGTGGAAAGTTACTCGACACCGGTTTTGTTTGACTTTGACGAAGATGGGGATGCCGATCTGATAACGGGCGGCAGCAAGGGCCGTCTTTCATTCTACAGAAATGAGGGAAGCGCCGGGCAGCCTGTATTCGGTTTGGTAACCGATTTCTGGGGTGGGGTGGACGTTACCGACTATCAGCTTTCTTATACCGGATACAGTGTGCCCGCTTTTATCCGCGACGGATCGGGAGAAATAAACCTGCTGGTAGGATCGGAAACCGGTATCATCTCACGTTATAATAATCTCTCAACGGAGACGGGCGCCTTGTTTAATAAGGCAGAACATCATTTTATGTATATTTCGGAAGGTATCCGTACGTCTCCTGCGACAGCAGATCTGAATGCCGACGGTTATCCCGACCTGGCTGTTGGCAATTATGGCGGCGGAATCGCGCTTTTTAAAGGAAAAAATCCCGGACCTGCCGGAATTCCTGATTCATACGGAGAAATCGGTACCAGGGTTTTGGTTGCACCCAATCCGGCTATGAATATGACAAGGGTAACCATTCTCTCTGACGGGAACTGGTCAGTTGATATTACAAATGTGTACGGCGCCCTGGTAAAGACAATCTCAGCCGTTGGCCATCAGATGATACAGCTTGGATTGGATGATTTCCCTGCCGGAATTTACAGCATAGTCTGCACGAAGGCGGGAAGCCCCCATGCGAAGACCGCTGTTAAACTGGTGGTTATTCGATAA
- the secDF gene encoding protein translocase subunit SecDF, protein MQNKGAIKFFAIALAIVCLFQLSFTFFTKRVEKKAREYSRNEAAISQAKELAGGNTLLEQKLMDSISKSRERYYLDSMSGQPVFNILVRKYTYQECKERELNLGLDLKGGMNVTLEVSVVDIVRALSGYSTNPVFTQAVDMALQKQKNSQSDFVTLFGESFQEIDPNASLAAIFNTVELKDRISYNSTNSEVLDVIRQETKGAIDRTFNILRTRIDRFGVAQPNIQQLQTAGRILVELPGIKEPERVRKLLQGTAQLEFWETYQFAELVPYFEEANKRLASITSEGAMADSTVADTTTTAAGEVPQTEQTTPADTTATAQADTAQSTLLDKISDTTAADQQKESFEKYAKENPLFAYLNPAIFPNAQGQYFPGEGATVGFATIKDTARVNRMLRQTASIFPRDLKMAWTVKPEKDRPEILELIALKVTSRDGLAPLGGDAVVDARQDYDQNGRVEITMLMNAEGAKTWKRLTADNIGNQIAIVLDDYVYSAPRVNSEIPNGRSSITGNFSIEEAQDLANILKAGKLPAPARIVQEEVVGPSLGRESINSGLTSFVIAFVLVLIYMVLYYNRAGWVADLALVTNIFFIFGVLTSLGAVLTLPGIAGIVLTLGMAVDSNVIIYERVREELRAGKGLRLAITDGYNNAYSAIIDGNVTTLLTGIVLNIFGSGPVQGFATTLIIGIITSLFTSIFISRIIFEWQLRKNRNIPFDNQYTRYAFTKVNFDFIGLRKKMYIASGIVILIGIISLATKGLNFGVDFSGGRTYVIRFDKEVGTNEVRSLLADEFGEAPEVKTFGSSNQVKITTKYMIEEDTQAADSIVEAKIFNGVKGLYDTPMNFNDFTADDETKVLGRLSSQKVGPTIADDIKQGAVLAVFFALLIIFIYIAIRFKKWQYGMGGLVALAHDTMITISLYSIFSGILPFNLEVDQAFIAALLTIIGYSINDTVIIFDRIREYVGLYPKRVISDNMNHAMNSTLGRTFNTAGTTLVVLIAIFIFGGEVIRGFVFALMVGIAIGTYSSIFVASPIAYDFITNSQKRRKRKEEAKKLQK, encoded by the coding sequence ATGCAGAATAAAGGTGCTATTAAATTCTTCGCGATTGCATTGGCAATTGTGTGCCTTTTTCAGCTTTCGTTCACCTTTTTCACAAAAAGGGTTGAGAAAAAAGCCAGGGAGTATTCCAGGAATGAAGCTGCTATAAGTCAGGCGAAAGAGCTGGCCGGGGGAAACACATTGCTCGAACAGAAACTGATGGATTCTATCAGTAAGTCAAGGGAACGCTATTATCTTGACTCTATGTCGGGCCAGCCGGTATTCAACATCCTGGTTCGCAAATATACTTATCAGGAGTGCAAGGAACGCGAGCTGAACCTGGGACTTGACCTCAAGGGAGGTATGAACGTAACCCTCGAAGTCTCGGTTGTAGATATCGTAAGGGCGCTGTCAGGTTATAGCACCAATCCCGTATTCACCCAGGCCGTAGATATGGCCCTGCAAAAACAGAAAAACAGTCAGAGTGATTTTGTGACGCTGTTCGGAGAATCATTTCAGGAAATTGACCCCAATGCGAGCCTTGCCGCTATTTTCAACACGGTGGAGCTCAAGGACAGAATTTCATACAATTCAACCAACAGTGAGGTACTGGATGTGATCCGTCAGGAGACAAAAGGAGCCATCGACCGCACCTTTAATATCCTGCGTACCCGTATCGACCGCTTCGGGGTAGCCCAGCCCAATATTCAGCAGCTTCAGACTGCCGGCCGTATCCTGGTTGAGCTTCCTGGTATCAAAGAACCTGAGCGTGTGCGTAAGCTCCTCCAGGGAACAGCACAGCTGGAATTCTGGGAAACCTATCAGTTTGCAGAGCTTGTTCCTTACTTTGAAGAGGCCAATAAACGACTGGCGTCCATCACCTCCGAAGGTGCAATGGCTGATTCCACCGTTGCTGACACTACAACCACTGCTGCCGGAGAGGTACCACAGACGGAACAGACAACTCCTGCCGATACCACGGCCACTGCGCAGGCTGACACTGCCCAGTCGACTTTGCTAGACAAGATCAGCGATACCACCGCCGCAGATCAACAGAAGGAATCTTTTGAAAAATATGCCAAAGAAAATCCGCTTTTTGCTTACCTCAACCCGGCTATTTTCCCCAATGCCCAGGGGCAGTATTTCCCGGGCGAGGGCGCTACTGTAGGTTTTGCAACGATAAAGGATACCGCACGGGTTAACCGCATGCTGCGTCAGACCGCCAGCATTTTCCCCAGAGACCTGAAAATGGCCTGGACCGTAAAACCTGAAAAAGATCGCCCGGAAATTCTTGAACTGATCGCCCTTAAGGTGACCAGCCGTGACGGCCTTGCTCCCCTTGGCGGTGATGCTGTAGTGGATGCCCGCCAGGATTACGACCAGAACGGCAGGGTGGAGATTACCATGCTGATGAATGCCGAAGGCGCCAAAACCTGGAAAAGGCTTACCGCCGATAACATCGGCAACCAGATTGCCATTGTTCTCGATGATTATGTTTATTCAGCACCCCGAGTAAACAGCGAAATTCCCAACGGACGTTCATCCATTACCGGAAACTTCAGCATTGAAGAAGCTCAGGACCTTGCAAACATTCTCAAAGCAGGTAAGCTGCCTGCCCCTGCCCGCATTGTACAGGAAGAAGTGGTCGGACCATCACTCGGACGCGAATCCATCAACTCCGGTTTGACTTCGTTCGTCATTGCATTTGTCCTGGTACTTATCTACATGGTGCTTTATTACAACCGTGCCGGATGGGTTGCCGACCTTGCCCTGGTTACCAATATCTTCTTTATCTTCGGGGTACTCACATCGTTAGGGGCAGTGCTGACCCTGCCGGGTATCGCGGGTATCGTGCTTACCCTTGGTATGGCTGTTGACTCCAACGTAATTATCTATGAACGCGTCAGGGAAGAGCTAAGAGCAGGAAAAGGGCTCCGGCTTGCAATTACCGACGGGTATAACAATGCCTACTCTGCCATTATCGACGGTAACGTTACCACGCTGCTCACCGGTATTGTGCTGAATATATTCGGATCAGGCCCCGTTCAGGGGTTCGCAACCACGCTGATCATCGGTATCATCACATCATTGTTCACTTCAATTTTTATCTCAAGGATAATTTTTGAATGGCAGCTGCGCAAAAACAGAAACATTCCGTTTGACAACCAATACACCCGCTACGCATTTACAAAGGTCAATTTTGACTTTATCGGCTTGCGTAAGAAGATGTACATTGCTTCAGGGATTGTCATTCTGATCGGAATTATTTCTCTGGCAACCAAAGGGCTCAATTTCGGAGTTGACTTCTCGGGAGGCCGGACTTATGTAATCCGGTTTGACAAAGAAGTAGGTACCAATGAGGTGAGAAGCCTGCTGGCTGATGAGTTTGGGGAAGCTCCTGAAGTAAAAACCTTTGGCTCCTCCAATCAGGTAAAGATCACCACCAAATACATGATTGAAGAGGATACACAGGCCGCCGACTCCATCGTAGAAGCCAAAATCTTCAACGGTGTTAAAGGACTCTACGACACCCCGATGAATTTCAATGACTTCACTGCGGATGATGAGACCAAAGTGCTGGGCAGGCTGAGTTCACAGAAAGTCGGACCGACCATTGCCGACGATATCAAACAAGGCGCTGTACTGGCTGTCTTCTTCGCTCTGCTGATCATCTTTATCTATATCGCTATCAGGTTTAAGAAATGGCAGTATGGTATGGGAGGTCTGGTTGCTTTGGCGCATGACACCATGATCACCATCTCTCTGTATTCGATTTTCTCAGGGATATTACCGTTTAACCTCGAAGTGGATCAGGCATTTATCGCCGCCCTGCTTACGATCATCGGATATTCAATCAATGACACCGTGATTATTTTCGACCGTATCAGGGAATATGTCGGACTTTATCCCAAACGGGTTATCTCCGATAATATGAACCACGCCATGAACAGCACACTCGGACGTACATTTAACACCGCCGGTACAACCCTCGTTGTGTTGATCGCCATCTTTATCTTTGGTGGTGAGGTTATCCGTGGATTTGTCTTCGCCCTTATGGTCGGTATTGCCATCGGTACCTATTCGTCCATCTTCGTTGCTTCTCCCATCGCTTATGACTTTATTACGAATTCGCAGAAGCGCAGGAAAAGAAAAGAAGAGGCTAAAAAACTTCAGAAATAA
- a CDS encoding Sec-independent protein translocase subunit TatA/TatB: protein MYIQPLLFLDISGGEFLIIILAVFLIFGPKRMPEIARKIGRTMNELKKASSDITREFREETSGIARELNTARETLRHGSDIIRDELVNTGNKIEKEITPAGKEDVTPEPGPVPDPYGLESENNEPDHLNPAEMHKNPDKTDQKDTESLIK, encoded by the coding sequence ATGTACATCCAGCCACTCCTGTTTCTTGATATCAGCGGAGGAGAGTTTCTGATCATTATCCTGGCTGTTTTCCTGATTTTCGGGCCAAAAAGAATGCCCGAGATCGCAAGGAAAATCGGGCGCACCATGAATGAATTAAAAAAAGCATCAAGTGACATCACGCGTGAATTCCGGGAAGAGACCAGCGGCATAGCCAGGGAATTAAACACTGCAAGGGAAACATTACGGCATGGAAGCGATATAATCAGGGATGAACTGGTAAATACCGGTAATAAAATTGAAAAAGAGATTACTCCGGCCGGGAAGGAGGATGTCACTCCTGAACCCGGGCCTGTTCCGGACCCATATGGACTGGAGTCAGAAAACAATGAGCCGGATCATTTAAATCCGGCTGAGATGCATAAGAATCCGGATAAAACTGATCAAAAGGATACTGAATCTCTCATTAAATGA
- a CDS encoding OmpA family protein: MVFPETSRKYSISGTLLSLGIFIMVSFVSPSVSYGQSRRIAAAEEAFNNFQYNVAVNRYKKAYSKTKSRPEKDRISFQMAECYRMMNNTKRAEVTYRRIIKSDFARRNPLVYLHYANMLRANEKYEDAKDYYSLYIENAPDDPRGTNGLRSCELASEWIENPTKFTVTNVKKINSKSDDFAATYADKFFNALIFTSTREGSTGKGLDDWTGQNFSDLFLTRQDRKGEWSEPALADAEGRINTSGNEGAPAFNDNFTTLYYTRCGNAEDSASNCQILVVKRSGRGWGEPQVLNLGKDTAVTNGHPAISSDELTLIFSSDRKNGQGGKDLWIATRKSTSDEFNKPLNLGAVVNTPGDEVFPFLKNDTVLYFSSNGHPGLGGLDIFKSVRRGDEWTVPVNMEVPVNSSADDFAMIFQPGEEQGFMTSNRKGGRGGDDIYSFINPPLVFTLQGTVKDDRTLQFVPLATVRLVGSDGSSVDAKTDPKGFYSFSKSQIKPNVTYELTVLKDNYFNKKARETTVGLEKNKDFVIDFLLEPIPEKPVVLPDILYDLAKWDLKPQYQDSLQGLIKTLLENETVVVELASHTDARDTEERNDILSQRRAESVVNYLIDRGIDPERLVAKGYGERVPRVLAKDVRKDGFLFKTGIRLTETFIDSLGTTAEKEAAHALNRRTEFRVLSKDFVPKPKNKEITQKVEIKINPEDNIVAIEVGRGNAVTIPVIVNGYNVKIMLDRDDRGLIFSLPEAQKLLQSGAITKDDFVGDANVILAEGSIADRAVFKIREFKIGPKTVSNVEASVSHKITEGVIMGESTINMLGRFKIDEANKQLIFN, from the coding sequence ATGGTTTTTCCTGAAACATCCAGAAAGTATTCCATATCCGGCACCCTGCTGAGCCTGGGAATTTTTATAATGGTTTCTTTTGTCAGTCCATCGGTCAGCTATGGCCAGAGCAGAAGGATAGCCGCTGCCGAAGAAGCTTTCAACAATTTCCAGTACAATGTTGCGGTTAACCGTTACAAGAAAGCATATTCCAAGACCAAAAGCCGGCCCGAAAAGGACAGGATTTCTTTTCAGATGGCTGAGTGTTACCGCATGATGAACAATACCAAACGGGCCGAAGTCACCTACCGCAGGATCATTAAAAGTGATTTTGCCAGGCGGAACCCCTTGGTATACCTGCATTATGCCAATATGCTGAGGGCCAATGAAAAATACGAAGATGCAAAGGACTATTACAGCCTGTATATCGAAAATGCACCGGATGACCCAAGGGGCACCAATGGACTGAGATCCTGCGAGCTGGCTTCAGAATGGATCGAAAATCCTACCAAATTTACGGTTACCAACGTAAAAAAAATCAATTCAAAGAGTGATGATTTCGCGGCCACCTATGCCGATAAATTTTTCAATGCACTGATTTTCACTTCTACCAGAGAGGGAAGTACCGGCAAAGGACTGGATGACTGGACGGGACAAAATTTCAGTGATCTGTTCCTTACCCGCCAGGACAGGAAAGGCGAATGGAGTGAACCGGCACTAGCCGATGCCGAAGGCAGAATAAATACCTCAGGCAACGAAGGAGCGCCGGCCTTTAATGACAATTTCACCACGCTTTACTATACCCGTTGCGGAAACGCCGAAGATTCTGCCTCAAACTGTCAGATTCTTGTCGTGAAAAGATCCGGAAGAGGCTGGGGTGAACCTCAGGTGCTGAACCTGGGCAAAGACACGGCGGTTACGAATGGTCACCCCGCCATCAGTTCGGATGAGCTTACACTGATTTTCTCCAGTGACAGAAAAAACGGACAAGGCGGGAAAGACCTGTGGATTGCCACCAGGAAAAGTACTTCCGATGAATTCAACAAACCGCTCAACCTGGGTGCTGTGGTGAATACGCCTGGGGATGAAGTTTTTCCCTTTCTGAAAAATGACACCGTACTCTATTTTTCCTCCAACGGCCATCCCGGACTCGGGGGGCTTGATATTTTTAAAAGCGTGAGACGCGGAGACGAATGGACAGTCCCGGTAAATATGGAAGTTCCTGTAAATTCAAGCGCCGATGATTTTGCGATGATCTTCCAGCCGGGCGAAGAACAGGGGTTTATGACTTCGAACCGCAAAGGCGGACGCGGGGGAGATGATATTTATTCATTTATCAATCCGCCGCTGGTCTTTACCCTTCAGGGAACCGTGAAAGATGACCGGACCCTTCAGTTTGTCCCTCTGGCGACTGTCAGGCTGGTAGGCTCCGACGGGTCTTCAGTTGACGCCAAAACCGATCCAAAAGGATTTTATTCCTTCAGCAAATCGCAGATAAAGCCCAATGTCACCTATGAGCTTACCGTGCTGAAAGACAATTATTTCAACAAAAAGGCAAGGGAAACCACTGTTGGTCTTGAAAAGAACAAGGATTTCGTGATCGACTTCCTGCTGGAACCCATTCCTGAAAAGCCCGTTGTGCTGCCCGACATTCTGTACGATCTGGCAAAATGGGATCTTAAACCTCAATACCAGGATTCGCTGCAGGGCCTGATCAAAACCCTGCTCGAAAACGAAACCGTGGTCGTTGAGCTGGCCTCACATACCGATGCCCGCGATACCGAGGAGCGCAACGACATCCTTTCGCAGCGCCGAGCAGAGTCAGTCGTTAATTATCTGATCGACAGGGGTATTGACCCGGAGCGTTTGGTTGCCAAAGGTTATGGCGAACGTGTTCCCAGGGTCCTTGCAAAAGATGTGCGCAAAGATGGTTTTCTGTTTAAGACCGGCATCAGGCTTACCGAAACATTTATTGATTCATTAGGCACAACTGCAGAAAAAGAGGCCGCCCACGCCCTGAACCGCCGGACAGAATTCAGGGTACTCAGCAAAGATTTTGTTCCCAAGCCCAAAAACAAGGAGATTACCCAGAAAGTCGAGATTAAGATCAACCCCGAAGACAACATCGTGGCCATTGAAGTCGGCAGGGGTAATGCGGTGACCATACCGGTTATTGTGAACGGATACAATGTAAAAATCATGCTCGACCGGGATGACCGCGGACTGATTTTCTCCCTGCCTGAAGCACAGAAATTATTGCAGTCGGGAGCCATCACCAAAGATGATTTCGTCGGGGATGCCAATGTAATCCTTGCCGAAGGGTCCATTGCCGACCGCGCGGTGTTTAAAATCAGGGAATTTAAGATCGGGCCGAAAACCGTATCCAATGTCGAGGCAAGCGTTTCACACAAGATTACCGAAGGCGTGATTATGGGCGAAAGCACCATCAATATGCTGGGCAGGTTTAAAATTGATGAAGCGAACAAACAACTGATTTTCAATTAA
- a CDS encoding AIR synthase related protein yields the protein MSQESRYIQRGVSAGKEDVHNAIANIDKGLYPKAFCKIIPDILGNDPDWCNIMHADGAGTKSSLAYLYWKETGDLSVWKGIAQDAVVMNTDDLLCVGATDNILLSSTIGRNKNKIPGEVIAAIINGTEEFLEEMRSYGVGIWSTGGETADVGDLVRTIIVDSTVTARMPRNRVISNHRIQAGDVIVGLASFGQAKYESAYNGGMGSNGLTSARHDVFNKVYASLFPESFDPEIPEALAYSGSLKLTDPSPVPGIDMGKLVLSPTRTYAPVIKQILDQYHDQIHGMVHCSGGAQTKVLHFVENLHVIKDNLFEIPPLFSIIQEQSGTSWPEMYKVFNMGHRMELYVPEEITAALIGISESFGIEAKVVGRCEAAQQSKLTISTGTSIFQY from the coding sequence ATGTCGCAGGAATCGAGATATATCCAAAGAGGCGTTTCCGCCGGGAAAGAGGATGTGCACAATGCCATCGCCAATATCGACAAGGGGCTGTATCCGAAAGCTTTCTGTAAAATCATTCCCGACATTCTCGGAAATGATCCGGATTGGTGCAACATCATGCATGCCGACGGGGCAGGTACCAAGTCATCGCTGGCATACCTTTACTGGAAAGAGACCGGTGACCTCAGCGTATGGAAAGGGATCGCGCAGGACGCCGTGGTGATGAACACCGACGACCTGCTCTGCGTGGGCGCTACCGACAACATTCTTTTATCCTCCACCATTGGAAGAAATAAAAATAAAATCCCCGGAGAGGTGATTGCCGCCATCATCAACGGCACGGAGGAATTCCTGGAAGAGATGCGCAGCTATGGCGTCGGCATCTGGTCAACCGGCGGTGAAACGGCCGATGTGGGCGATCTTGTCAGGACTATTATCGTTGATTCCACAGTTACGGCCCGTATGCCGCGCAACCGGGTTATATCAAACCACCGCATACAGGCGGGCGATGTCATTGTCGGACTTGCGTCCTTCGGACAAGCCAAATATGAAAGCGCATACAACGGAGGCATGGGCAGCAACGGGCTGACTTCGGCCAGGCATGATGTATTTAACAAAGTATATGCATCGCTCTTCCCTGAAAGTTTCGATCCGGAGATTCCCGAAGCACTTGCTTACAGCGGCAGTCTGAAACTGACGGATCCGTCGCCTGTGCCGGGCATCGACATGGGTAAACTGGTCCTCTCCCCTACCCGCACCTACGCCCCGGTCATTAAACAGATACTGGATCAGTATCATGACCAGATACACGGCATGGTGCACTGCTCAGGCGGCGCGCAAACCAAGGTGTTGCATTTTGTGGAAAACCTTCATGTGATTAAGGATAACCTTTTTGAGATTCCGCCGCTTTTCAGCATCATTCAGGAGCAATCGGGCACCTCATGGCCCGAAATGTATAAGGTCTTCAATATGGGGCACCGGATGGAACTGTATGTGCCTGAAGAAATCACCGCAGCGCTTATCGGTATTTCAGAAAGTTTCGGAATTGAAGCAAAGGTGGTGGGCAGGTGTGAAGCGGCGCAGCAATCCAAACTGACAATTTCTACCGGAACATCCATTTTTCAGTATTGA